The proteins below come from a single Miscanthus floridulus cultivar M001 chromosome 1, ASM1932011v1, whole genome shotgun sequence genomic window:
- the LOC136457423 gene encoding uncharacterized mitochondrial protein AtMg00860-like yields MNDVLQPFLCRFMLVFFNDILIYNMSWSEHLQHMGLIFTALRAHGLYLRRSKCSFGSLSVAYLGHVISADGIAMDSDKVAAVASWPMPHSPRGVHGFLGLTGYYRKFIHDFGSIVVPLTCLLRKEAFVWTAEATEAFAALKQALSLALVFEMPDFMR; encoded by the coding sequence ATGAACGACGTCCTCCAGCCCTTTCTCTGCAGGTTCATGCTGGTTTTCTTCAATGACATTCTAATCTACAACATGTCATGGTCTGAGCATCTCCAGCACATGGGCCTCATCTTCACCGCTTTGCGAGCTCACGGCCTCTACCTAAGGAGGTCGAAGTGCTCCTTTGGGTCCCTCTCCGTTGCCTACCTCGGCCATGTCATCTCCGCTGATGGCATCGCTATGGACAGCGACAAGGTGGCCGCGGTTGCCTCTTGGCCGATGCCTCACTCCCCACGGGGTGTGCACGGTTTCCTCGGGCTCACCGGCTACTACCGGAAGTTCATCCATGACTTCGGCTCCATCGTGGTGCCACTCACATGTCTCCTACGCAAGGAGGCATTTGTCTGGACAGCAGAGGCTACTGAGGCCTTTGCTGCCCTCAAGCAGGCTCTCTCATTAGCCCTGGTTTTCGAGATGCCGGACTTCATGCGATAG